One genomic region from Chelmon rostratus isolate fCheRos1 chromosome 11, fCheRos1.pri, whole genome shotgun sequence encodes:
- the cfl1l gene encoding non-muscle cofilin 1-like, protein MTSGAQLDDEVKDIFQEVKVVKNDDDHMERARLVVFGFKNDTIVVETIYRGSDLKDKDVFLSFKELLEPTKCHYILYDCHFKTTDSAKAELVFVLWCPDTGPVKQKMNFASSKDAFKNVLSGVKHNLQMNDPSDCSDRENFAKQLAKNITELEGVSLKK, encoded by the exons ATG ACATCTGGGGCACAACTCGATGACGAAGTGAAGGATATCTTTCAGGAAGTCAAAGTagtgaaaaatgatgatgatcacATGGAGCGTGCAAGACTGGTGGTATTTGGCTTCAAAAACGATACCATTGTTGTGGAGACCATTTACCGTGGAAGCGATTTAAAGGACAAGGATGTCTTTCTGAGCTTCAAGGAACTGCTGGAACCTACAAAGTGCCACTACATATTGTATGACTGCCACTTTAAAACCACTGACTCAGCTAAAGCAGAGCTGGTCTTTGTGCTGTG GTGCCCTGACACTGGACCCGTCAAGCAGAAAATGAACTTCGCCAGCTCAAAAGATGCTTTTAAGAATGTCTTGAGTG GTGTCAAACATAATCTGCAGATGAATGACCCTTCAGACTGCTCCGACAGGGAGAATTTTGCGAAACAGCTGGCAAAAAATATAACCGAACTTGAGGGTGTCTCTCTGAAGAAGTAG
- the LOC121614045 gene encoding calpain-2 catalytic subunit-like produces MSGIAAKLQHNREKSHGIGSHSHAVKYLNQDFETLRASCLERGQLFEDDCFEPLPSSLGYNELGPNSYKVRGITWKRPRELCSNPSFIVENATRTDICQGALGDCWLLAAIASLTLNKQVLSRVVPHDQSFDENYAGIFHFEFWQFGEWVDVVVDDRLPTRDGELLFVHSAEGSEFWSALLEKAYAKINGCYEALSGGTTTEGFEDFTGGIAERHDLSNADPHLFKIIRKALDRGSLLGCSIDITSSADSEAVTYRKLVKGHAYSVTGAEQVEFRGGMVQLIRIRNPWGQVEWNGAWSDNSSEWRHVSDDERARLTNRSEDGEFWMSFSDFLREYSRLEICNLTPDALTGDEYKKWAEIEFEDTWRRGVSAGGCRNYPNSFWMNPQFVIKLDEVDDDPDDGEEGCTFIVGLMQKNRRRMRKMGQDMETIGFAIYELPEEYSGKRQVHLKRNFFLSNRSAARSETFINLREVCNHFCLPPGEYLIVPSTFEPDKNADFYIRVFSEKQADFQEIDDPVDCHVEQIDIDEDDISDRFKRLFGKLAGHDVEISAFELQRILNRVVMKRNDIKTSGFSLSTCRNMVNLLDKDGSGKLGLVEFKILWTKIEKFLDMYKERDADQSGCMSASEMRMAVEAAGFSLNNPLHQIIVARYTEPNLTIDFDNFVCSLIRLESLFNTFKTLDKNESGTIKLGFMEWLNLSML; encoded by the exons ATGTCTGGCATCGCAGCTAAACTTCAGCACAACCGAGAGAAATCCCATGGGATTGGATCCCACTCTCATGCGGTGAAATACCTCAACCAGGACTTTGAAACGCTGAGGGCAAGCTGTCTGGAGAGAGGACAGCTGTTTGAGGATGACTGCTTCGAGCCTCTGCCCTCATCCTTAGGCTACAATGAACTTGGACCGAATTCCTACAAAGTCCGGGGCATCACCTGGAAAAGACCAAGG gaaTTGTGTTCCAATCCAAGTTTCATTGTTGAAAACGCTACCAGGACTGATATTTGTCAAGGGGCACttg GTGACTGCTGGCTCCTGGCAGCTATCGCCTCCTTGACCCTCAACAAACAGGTTCTGTCTCGTGTTGTCCCCCATGACCAGAGCTTTGATGAGAACTACGCTGGCATCTTTCACTTCGAG TTCTGGCAGTTTGGTGAGTGGGTGGATGTGGTGGTCGACGACCGCTTGCCCACCAGAGAtggagagctgctgtttgttcactCAGCGGAGGGTTCGGAGTTTTGGAGCGCGCTGCTGGAGAAGGCCTATGCCAA GATAAATGGATGCTACGAGGCCCTTTCTGGAGGCACCACCACTGAGGGTTTTGAGGACTTCACTGGAGGCATTGCTGAGAGGCATGACCTGAGCAACGCGGATCCCCACCTCTTCAAAATCATTCGGAAGGCCTTGGACAGAGGCTCCCTTCTAGGATGCTCCAttgat ATTACCAGCTCGGCCGACTCAGAAGCTGTCACATATCGCAAGCTGGTGAAGGGCCATGCCTACTCTGTGACAGGAGCAGAACAG GTGGAGTTCAGAGGAGGCATGGTGCAGCTGATCAGGATTAGAAACCCATGGGGTCAGGTGGAGTGGAATGGAGCCTGGAGTGACAA TTCTTCTGAGTGGAGACATGTGAGTGATGACGAACGGGCAAGGCTGACCAACCGTTCTGAGGACGGGGAGTTCTG GATGTCATTTTCCGACTTTCTGCGTGAATATTCTCGCCTTGAGATCTGCAACCTCACCCCTGATGCACTCACAGGGGACGAGTACAAGAAATGGGCAGAGATAGAGTTTGAAGACACATGGAGAAGGGGAGTGTCGGCTGGCGGCTGCAGAAACTATCCAA ATTCCTTCTGGATGAATCCCCAGTTTGTCATAAAACTGGACGAGGTGGATGATGACCCTGATGATGGCGAGGAGGGCTGCACCTTCATCGTGGGCTTGATGCAGAAGAACAGGCGGCGTATGAGGAAAATGGGGCAGGACATGGAGACCATCGGCTTTGCCATCTATGAG CTGCCTGAGGAG TACTCTGGCAAAAGGCAAGTGCACCTGAAGAGAAACTTCTTCCTGTCCAACCGCTCAGCGGCGCGCTCCGAGACCTTCATCAACCTGCGAGAGGTGTGCAACCACTTCTGTCTTCCCCCTGGAGAATACCTCATCGTCCCCTCCACCTTTGAGCCGGACAAGAACGCAGACTTTTATATCCGGGTGTTCTCTGAGAAACAGGCTGACTTCCA AGAGATTGATGATCCCGTAGACTGCCACGTTGAGCAG ATTGATATTGATGAAGATGACATCAGTGACAGATTCAAGAGACTGTTTGGAAAGCTTGCTGGACAT GATGTGGAGATTTCTGCATTTGAGCTGCAGAGAATCCTCAACCGAGTGGTGATGAAGA GAAATGACATCAAAACCAGTGGGTTTAGCCTGTCGACTTGCCGCAACATGGTCAATCTGCTGGAT AAAGATGGAAGCGGCAAGCTGGGACTGGTGGAATTTAAGATCCTGTGGACAAAGATTGAGAAGTTCCTG GATATGTACAAAGAGAGAGACGCCGACCAAAGCGGCTGTATGAGCGCCTCTGAGATGCGGATGGCTGTCGAGGCTGCTG GTTTCTCTCTCAACAACCCTCTGCATCAGATAATTGTGGCTCGCTACACTGAACCAAACCTCACCATTGACTTTGACAACTTTGTGTGCAGCCTGATCCGCTTAGAGTCACTCTTCA ACACCTTCAAGACCCTGGACAAGAATGAATCTGGCACGATAAAGTTGGGTTTTATGGAG TGGCTGAATCTGTCGATGCTGTAG